The Mycolicibacterium doricum genome includes a region encoding these proteins:
- the folE gene encoding GTP cyclohydrolase I FolE, with protein MTRAYGSATVKIAEFDQPRAEAAVRELLISVGEDPDRPGLVDTPARVARAYREMFAGLYTDPDDVLNTTFDEQHDEMVLVKDIPMYSTCEHHLVAFHGVAHVGYIPGVDGRVTGLSKLARVVDLYAKRPQVQERLTGQVADALMRKLDPRGVIVVMEAEHLCMAMRGVRKPGATTTTSAVRGQFKTDKASRAEALDLILRK; from the coding sequence ATGACGCGGGCGTACGGTTCGGCGACGGTCAAGATCGCCGAGTTCGACCAACCGCGCGCCGAAGCCGCGGTGCGCGAACTGCTGATCTCGGTCGGGGAGGATCCGGACCGCCCGGGGCTGGTGGACACCCCGGCTCGGGTCGCGCGGGCGTACCGGGAGATGTTTGCGGGCCTCTACACCGATCCCGATGACGTCCTCAACACCACCTTCGACGAGCAGCACGACGAGATGGTGCTGGTCAAGGACATCCCGATGTACTCAACATGCGAGCACCACCTCGTGGCGTTCCACGGGGTGGCGCACGTCGGATACATCCCGGGCGTCGACGGCCGGGTGACGGGGTTGTCGAAACTCGCGCGGGTTGTCGACCTGTACGCGAAGCGGCCGCAGGTCCAAGAGCGGCTGACCGGCCAGGTCGCCGACGCGCTGATGCGCAAACTCGACCCTCGCGGAGTGATCGTCGTCATGGAAGCCGAACACCTCTGTATGGCCATGCGCGGTGTACGCAAGCCCGGCGCCACCACCACCACCTCCGCGGTCCGCGGCCAGTTCAAGACCGACAAAGCTTCGCGGGCCGAGGCGCTGGATCTGATCTTGCGCAAGTGA
- a CDS encoding zinc-dependent metalloprotease, with protein sequence MNASSAEFTVGRTVDWRFAATVGAKLARPGPPATDYTRRQAIEQLATASRGAELPVREVTGLNEGNAVTEARIVDRPDWIRAASQSMRTMTGGTDRPSSFLTGRVTGAQTGAVLAFVSSGILGQYDPFADGGGELLLVWPNVIAVERQLRVSPEDFRLWVCLHEVTHRVQFRANPWLADHMAAALAVLTRDVGEDVTEVAARLAGYVRNRHAHTHPDSTGVLGLMRAVQAEPQRRALDQLLVLGTLLEGHADHVMDAVGPAVVPSVTTIRARFNQRRQRRQPPVQRILRALLGVDAKISQYTRGKAFVDHVVAEVGMERFNTIWSGIETLPLPTEVDEPQRWIDRVL encoded by the coding sequence GTGAACGCGTCGTCCGCTGAGTTCACGGTCGGGCGCACAGTGGACTGGCGGTTCGCCGCCACCGTCGGCGCCAAGCTCGCGCGGCCAGGTCCGCCCGCCACCGACTACACCCGCCGCCAGGCCATCGAGCAGCTCGCCACGGCGTCGCGGGGGGCCGAACTGCCCGTGCGTGAGGTCACCGGGCTCAATGAGGGCAACGCCGTCACCGAGGCGCGGATCGTCGACCGTCCCGACTGGATCCGGGCCGCGTCGCAGTCGATGCGGACGATGACCGGCGGCACGGACCGGCCGAGCAGTTTTCTGACCGGCCGCGTCACCGGCGCCCAGACCGGGGCGGTGCTGGCGTTCGTGTCGTCGGGCATCCTCGGCCAGTACGACCCGTTCGCCGACGGCGGTGGTGAACTGCTGCTGGTGTGGCCCAACGTGATCGCGGTGGAACGCCAACTGCGGGTGTCTCCCGAAGACTTCCGGCTCTGGGTGTGCCTGCACGAAGTGACCCACCGCGTCCAGTTCCGGGCCAACCCGTGGCTGGCCGACCACATGGCGGCGGCGCTCGCGGTCCTGACCAGAGACGTCGGCGAGGACGTCACCGAGGTGGCCGCGCGGCTGGCGGGATACGTGCGCAACCGGCACGCGCACACCCACCCGGACTCGACCGGCGTGCTCGGCTTGATGCGCGCGGTGCAGGCCGAACCGCAACGGCGCGCGCTCGACCAGCTATTGGTGCTCGGCACCCTGCTCGAAGGACACGCCGACCACGTGATGGACGCGGTCGGCCCGGCCGTCGTGCCGTCGGTCACCACCATCCGCGCCCGCTTCAACCAGCGGCGGCAGCGCAGACAGCCGCCGGTGCAACGCATCCTGCGCGCGCTGCTCGGCGTCGATGCGAAGATCAGCCAGTACACCCGCGGTAAGGCCTTCGTCGACCATGTCGTGGCGGAGGTCGGGATGGAACGGTTCAACACCATCTGGTCCGGGATTGAAACCCTCCCGCTGCCAACAGAAGTCGACGAGCCGCAGCGATGGATCGACCGCGTGCTGTAG
- the dacB gene encoding D-alanyl-D-alanine carboxypeptidase/D-alanyl-D-alanine endopeptidase: MRPTGWRRSTHMLLALAVLVLVTVVVAVTAVLAIGSDSDAQAAKPQPPPATAKPAVVPVSESAPTPTNAGLAAALAPALADPNLGNLAGRVTDAITGDRLWEQRAGVPMQPASTNKMLTAAAALLTLDRDARLTTTVVAGDQKRDPGLVVLQGGGDPTLSAAPRGTDTWYRDAARISELADQVRRSGIEPTAVAVDTSAYTGPEMAFGWDALDIPGGDIAPMVPIMLDGGRTQPVSEESRRSPTPAADAGRALATALRIDPATVTVLPGPYRGGRQIAAVQSPPLMERLRVMMNLSDNVVAEAIGREVAAQLGRPQSFEEAAKAVLGQLREVGIDTTGARLFDSSGLSVDDRLTALTLDEVMTAAVGEDHPELRPLVDLLPIAGGSGTLSNRYLDTATGREAAGWLRAKTGSLTATNSLAGIVTDARGRVLTFALMSNDAGPSGRTALDALAATLRACGCGS; encoded by the coding sequence ATGCGGCCCACCGGGTGGCGGCGATCGACCCACATGCTGCTCGCGCTGGCCGTGCTGGTGCTGGTGACGGTCGTCGTCGCGGTCACCGCGGTGCTCGCTATCGGTAGCGATTCCGATGCACAGGCCGCCAAACCCCAGCCGCCGCCGGCCACCGCGAAGCCGGCCGTCGTGCCGGTCTCCGAATCCGCGCCGACACCGACCAATGCCGGTCTCGCCGCCGCGCTCGCACCCGCCCTGGCCGATCCGAACCTCGGCAATCTGGCCGGCCGCGTCACCGACGCGATCACCGGCGACCGGCTGTGGGAGCAGCGCGCCGGCGTGCCGATGCAGCCGGCCTCCACGAATAAGATGCTCACCGCCGCGGCGGCGCTGTTGACGCTGGACCGAGACGCCCGGCTGACCACCACGGTGGTGGCCGGTGACCAGAAGCGGGACCCGGGATTGGTGGTGCTCCAAGGTGGCGGCGATCCGACTCTGTCCGCGGCCCCCCGCGGCACCGACACCTGGTACCGGGATGCCGCCCGGATCAGCGAGCTCGCCGACCAGGTGCGGCGCAGCGGGATCGAACCCACCGCCGTCGCTGTCGACACCAGCGCCTACACGGGGCCGGAGATGGCGTTCGGCTGGGATGCGCTGGACATCCCCGGCGGCGACATCGCGCCGATGGTGCCGATCATGCTCGACGGTGGCCGCACGCAGCCGGTCAGCGAGGAGTCGCGGCGCTCACCGACCCCCGCCGCCGACGCCGGACGCGCGTTGGCCACCGCCCTGCGCATCGACCCCGCGACGGTGACGGTGCTGCCAGGGCCCTACCGCGGCGGTCGGCAGATCGCGGCCGTGCAGTCACCGCCGCTGATGGAACGGCTGCGTGTGATGATGAACCTCTCCGACAACGTGGTGGCCGAGGCGATCGGCCGCGAGGTGGCCGCCCAGCTCGGCCGCCCGCAGAGCTTCGAGGAAGCCGCCAAGGCGGTGCTCGGGCAGCTCCGTGAGGTCGGCATCGACACCACTGGCGCGCGGCTGTTCGACTCCAGCGGGCTGTCGGTCGACGACCGGCTGACCGCGCTTACGCTCGATGAGGTGATGACGGCGGCCGTGGGCGAAGACCATCCCGAGCTGCGGCCGCTGGTGGATCTGCTGCCGATCGCCGGGGGTAGCGGGACGCTGTCCAACCGCTACCTCGACACCGCCACGGGCCGCGAAGCCGCCGGCTGGCTGCGCGCCAAGACCGGGTCGCTGACCGCAACGAACTCGCTGGCCGGCATCGTCACCGACGCCCGCGGCCGGGTGCTCACGTTCGCACTGATGTCGAACGACGCCGGCCCGAGCGGACGCACCGCGCTCGACGCCCTGGCCGCCACGCTGCGCGCCTGCGGGTGCGGCTCGTGA
- the hpt gene encoding hypoxanthine phosphoribosyltransferase produces MPAHRPELYEGDIKSVLLSEEQIQSRTAELAAQIAETYRTAIGESGQDLLLVTVLKGAVMFVTDLARLIPLPTQLEFMAVSSYGSSTSSSGVVRILKDLDRDINDRDVLIVEDIVDSGLTLSWLLRNLATRQPRSLRVCTLLRKPDAVRAAVAIEYVGFDIPNEFVVGYGLDYAERYRDLPYIGTLEPKVYSGD; encoded by the coding sequence GTGCCTGCGCATAGACCTGAGCTGTACGAGGGCGACATCAAGTCAGTGCTGCTTTCGGAGGAACAGATCCAATCCCGCACGGCGGAATTGGCCGCGCAGATCGCGGAGACCTACCGCACCGCCATCGGCGAGAGCGGTCAGGATCTGCTGCTGGTCACGGTGCTCAAGGGCGCCGTCATGTTTGTCACCGACCTGGCCCGCTTGATCCCGCTGCCCACCCAGCTCGAATTCATGGCCGTCAGCTCGTACGGTTCGTCGACCTCGTCGTCGGGTGTGGTGCGCATCCTCAAGGACCTCGACCGAGACATCAACGACCGCGACGTGTTGATCGTGGAGGACATCGTCGATTCTGGTTTGACGCTGTCGTGGTTGCTGCGCAACCTGGCCACCCGTCAGCCGCGGTCGCTGCGGGTGTGCACGTTGCTGCGCAAACCCGATGCCGTGCGCGCCGCCGTCGCGATCGAGTACGTCGGCTTCGACATCCCCAACGAGTTCGTCGTGGGGTACGGCCTGGACTACGCCGAGCGCTACCGCGACCTGCCCTACATCGGCACCCTCGAACCGAAGGTCTACAGCGGTGACTGA
- the folP gene encoding dihydropteroate synthase has protein sequence MSANAVQVVGVVNVTDDSFSDGGRFLDPGHAVAHGMALAAEGAAIIDVGGESTRPGATRVAPDVEAARIIPVVEALAAAGITVSIDTMRARVASAALDHGAAIVNDVSGGRADPDMARVVADARVPWILMHWRSVATERPHQVPVYGDVVGEVRAELLASADAAVTAGVDPMNLIIDPGLGFAKTGQHNWALLHALPELVATDIPVLVGASRKRFLGALLADAYGAVRPPDGRETATAVISALAALHGAWGVRVHDVRASVDAVKVVGAWEGGGQ, from the coding sequence GTGAGCGCCAACGCGGTGCAGGTGGTGGGGGTCGTCAATGTCACCGACGACTCCTTCTCCGACGGCGGCCGGTTCCTCGATCCCGGCCACGCCGTCGCACACGGGATGGCGCTGGCCGCCGAGGGCGCGGCGATCATCGACGTCGGCGGCGAGTCGACCCGGCCGGGCGCCACCCGGGTCGCCCCGGATGTCGAAGCCGCCCGGATCATCCCGGTGGTCGAAGCGCTCGCCGCGGCGGGGATCACCGTGAGCATCGATACGATGCGCGCCCGCGTCGCGAGTGCCGCCCTCGACCACGGCGCCGCGATCGTCAACGACGTGTCCGGCGGCCGGGCCGATCCGGACATGGCTCGGGTGGTCGCGGACGCCCGGGTGCCGTGGATCCTGATGCACTGGCGGTCGGTCGCCACCGAGCGCCCACACCAGGTGCCGGTGTACGGGGACGTGGTGGGCGAGGTGCGCGCGGAACTGCTGGCCAGTGCGGACGCCGCGGTCACCGCAGGCGTGGATCCGATGAACCTGATCATCGACCCGGGCCTAGGATTCGCCAAGACCGGACAACACAACTGGGCGCTGCTGCACGCGCTGCCCGAGCTCGTGGCGACGGATATCCCGGTACTGGTCGGAGCGTCACGCAAACGGTTCCTCGGTGCGCTGCTCGCCGACGCCTACGGCGCGGTGCGTCCCCCCGACGGTCGGGAGACGGCCACCGCGGTGATCTCCGCGCTGGCCGCACTACACGGGGCGTGGGGTGTACGGGTGCACGACGTGCGTGCCTCGGTCGACGCCGTGAAAGTGGTGGGGGCCTGGGAGGGAGGTGGGCAGTGA
- the tilS gene encoding tRNA lysidine(34) synthetase TilS — translation MDRPRAVAGLRAEVARFARKHLAGAQRWCVALSGGPDSLALTAVAADLLPTTALIVDHGLQPDSAAVTDAARGEALRLGCADARVLRVSVGTSGGPEAAARTARYDALRAAHGDAPVLLGHTLDDQAETVLLGLGRGSGPRSIAGMRVCDPPWYRPLLGVRRAVTVAACADLGLRPWADPHNRDPRYTRSRLRAEVLPLLEDVLSGGVAEALARTAAALQEDNDTLDTQADLALADVACGAGLDAARLAKLPAAIRRRVIRSWLLAGGARGLSDPQIQGVDALVSAWRGQGPVAVPSNSVRQRLIAARRNGMLTLHREPI, via the coding sequence ATGGATCGACCGCGTGCTGTAGCCGGGCTGCGCGCCGAGGTGGCCCGGTTCGCCCGCAAGCACCTGGCCGGCGCGCAGCGCTGGTGTGTGGCGCTGTCCGGCGGACCAGATTCGCTGGCGCTCACCGCGGTGGCCGCCGACCTCCTGCCCACCACCGCGCTGATCGTCGACCACGGGCTGCAGCCGGATTCGGCCGCCGTCACCGACGCCGCGCGGGGCGAGGCGCTGCGGCTCGGCTGCGCTGACGCGCGGGTGCTGCGCGTGAGCGTCGGCACCTCGGGAGGGCCGGAAGCCGCCGCGCGGACGGCCCGGTACGACGCGCTGCGTGCCGCGCACGGGGACGCTCCGGTGCTACTCGGCCACACTCTCGACGACCAGGCGGAGACGGTGCTCCTCGGGTTGGGTCGCGGCTCGGGTCCGCGTTCCATCGCGGGTATGCGGGTGTGCGACCCGCCCTGGTACCGCCCCCTGCTGGGGGTGCGGCGTGCCGTGACCGTCGCCGCCTGCGCCGACCTCGGCTTGCGACCGTGGGCCGATCCGCACAACCGAGACCCCCGGTACACCCGCAGCCGGCTGCGCGCCGAGGTGCTGCCGCTGCTCGAGGACGTCCTCTCCGGAGGAGTGGCCGAGGCGCTCGCCCGCACCGCCGCGGCGCTGCAGGAGGACAACGACACCCTCGACACGCAGGCCGACCTCGCGTTGGCCGACGTGGCGTGCGGCGCTGGACTCGACGCTGCGCGGCTGGCGAAACTGCCTGCCGCCATCCGACGCCGGGTGATCCGAAGCTGGCTGCTGGCCGGGGGCGCCCGAGGGTTGTCCGACCCCCAGATCCAGGGCGTCGACGCACTCGTGAGCGCATGGCGGGGACAGGGCCCAGTGGCGGTCCCCTCCAACTCGGTGCGTCAGCGCCTGATCGCCGCGCGTCGCAACGGGATGCTCACCCTGCATCGTGAGCCGATCTAA
- the ftsH gene encoding ATP-dependent zinc metalloprotease FtsH — translation MNRKNVIRTLIVIAVVLLLGWSFFYFSDDTRGYKPVDTSVAIAQIDSDNVESAQIDDREQQLRLDLKSGNGDTQDSDKILTKYPTGYGVTLFESLQDKNAKINTVVNQGSVLGSLLVYMLPLLLLVALFVFFSRMQTGGRMGFGFGKSKAKQLSKDMPKTTFADVAGADEAVEELYEIKDFLQNPSRYQALGAKIPKGVLLYGPPGTGKTLLARAVAGEAGVPFFTISGSDFVEMFVGVGASRVRDMFEQAKQNSPSIIFVDEIDAVGRQRGAGMGGGHDEREQTLNQLLVEMDGFGDRQGVILIAATNRPDILDPALLRPGRFDRQIPVTSPDLAGRRAVLKVHSQGKPMAPDADLEGLAKRTVGMSGADLANVINEAALLTARENGTVITGLALEEAVDRVVGGPRRKSRIISEHEKKITAYHEGGHTLAAWAMPDIEPIYKVTILARGRTGGHAVAVPEDDKGLMTRSEMISRLVFAMGGRAAEELVFREPTTGAVSDIQQATKIARAMVTEYGMSSKLGAVRYGTEHGDPFLGRTMGTSPDYSHEVAQIIDDEVRKLIEAAHTEAWEILTEYRDVLDTLAGELLEKETLHRAELEAIFGEVKKRPRLTMFDDFGGRVPSDKPPIKTPGELAIERGEEWPQPKPEPAFKAAIAAASKAAEEAARKNGSNGTNGSPNGAPNGVTQPDYGAPAGWHAPGWPPSQQPPGQQGGYWYPPPPPPPPNPGWGDPRRQQPYPPYQHYPHPGHGPQGGNAPGDPQQERGGDGDRPGDRQHPPAQN, via the coding sequence ATGAACCGAAAAAATGTGATCCGCACGCTGATCGTGATCGCGGTCGTGCTGTTGCTGGGTTGGTCGTTCTTTTATTTCAGTGACGACACCCGTGGATACAAGCCCGTCGACACCTCGGTGGCGATCGCGCAAATCGACAGCGACAACGTCGAGAGCGCCCAAATCGACGACCGAGAACAGCAGCTGCGGCTGGACCTGAAGAGCGGTAACGGCGACACCCAGGACAGCGACAAGATCCTCACGAAGTACCCGACGGGGTACGGGGTCACGCTGTTCGAATCCCTGCAGGACAAGAACGCCAAGATCAACACGGTCGTCAACCAGGGCAGCGTGCTGGGGTCACTCCTCGTCTACATGCTTCCGCTGCTGTTGCTGGTCGCGTTGTTCGTCTTCTTCTCACGGATGCAGACCGGCGGCCGGATGGGCTTCGGCTTCGGCAAGTCGAAGGCCAAGCAGCTCTCCAAGGACATGCCCAAGACCACGTTCGCTGACGTCGCGGGTGCCGACGAGGCCGTCGAAGAGCTCTACGAGATCAAGGATTTCCTGCAGAACCCGAGTCGATACCAGGCGCTGGGCGCCAAGATCCCCAAGGGCGTACTGCTCTACGGTCCGCCCGGCACCGGTAAGACACTGCTGGCCCGCGCCGTTGCCGGCGAGGCCGGCGTGCCGTTCTTCACCATCTCCGGCTCCGATTTCGTCGAGATGTTCGTCGGTGTCGGCGCCTCCCGCGTGCGCGACATGTTCGAGCAGGCCAAACAGAACAGTCCCTCCATCATCTTCGTCGACGAGATCGACGCGGTCGGCCGGCAGCGTGGCGCCGGTATGGGTGGCGGACACGACGAGCGCGAGCAGACCCTCAACCAGCTGCTCGTCGAGATGGACGGCTTCGGCGACCGCCAGGGCGTCATCCTGATCGCAGCGACCAACCGCCCCGACATCCTCGATCCCGCCCTACTGCGGCCTGGCCGGTTCGACCGGCAGATCCCGGTCACCAGCCCAGACCTCGCTGGACGCCGCGCCGTGTTGAAGGTCCACTCGCAAGGCAAGCCGATGGCGCCCGATGCCGACCTCGAAGGGCTGGCCAAGCGCACCGTGGGGATGTCCGGTGCCGATCTCGCCAACGTCATCAACGAGGCCGCGTTGCTGACCGCGCGCGAGAACGGCACGGTCATCACCGGTCTCGCGCTCGAGGAGGCCGTCGACCGAGTGGTCGGCGGGCCCCGCCGCAAGAGCCGCATCATCAGTGAGCACGAGAAGAAGATCACCGCCTACCACGAGGGCGGCCACACCCTGGCCGCCTGGGCGATGCCCGACATCGAGCCCATCTACAAGGTGACGATCCTGGCCCGCGGCCGCACCGGTGGCCACGCGGTCGCCGTCCCCGAGGACGACAAAGGCCTGATGACCCGCTCGGAGATGATCTCCCGGCTGGTGTTCGCCATGGGTGGCCGTGCCGCGGAGGAACTGGTGTTCCGCGAGCCCACCACCGGCGCGGTGTCCGACATCCAGCAGGCCACCAAGATCGCCAGGGCGATGGTGACCGAGTACGGGATGAGCTCCAAGTTGGGCGCGGTGCGGTACGGCACCGAACACGGCGACCCGTTCCTCGGCCGCACGATGGGCACGTCGCCGGACTACAGCCACGAGGTCGCGCAGATCATCGACGACGAGGTCCGCAAGCTCATCGAGGCCGCCCACACCGAGGCGTGGGAGATCCTCACCGAGTACCGCGACGTCCTCGACACGCTCGCCGGTGAGCTTTTGGAGAAGGAGACGCTGCACCGCGCCGAACTCGAGGCCATCTTCGGTGAGGTGAAGAAACGCCCGCGTCTGACCATGTTCGACGACTTCGGTGGCCGGGTGCCGTCGGACAAGCCGCCGATCAAAACCCCTGGCGAGCTGGCGATCGAGCGCGGCGAGGAGTGGCCGCAGCCCAAGCCGGAACCCGCTTTCAAAGCGGCGATCGCCGCAGCCAGCAAGGCCGCCGAAGAAGCCGCCCGAAAGAATGGCTCCAACGGCACCAACGGGTCCCCGAACGGGGCGCCCAATGGTGTGACGCAGCCCGACTACGGTGCCCCCGCCGGCTGGCACGCGCCCGGTTGGCCGCCGTCGCAGCAGCCGCCGGGGCAGCAAGGTGGCTACTGGTATCCGCCGCCTCCGCCTCCGCCGCCGAACCCGGGTTGGGGCGACCCGCGGCGGCAGCAGCCCTATCCGCCGTACCAGCACTACCCCCATCCCGGACACGGACCGCAGGGTGGCAATGCGCCCGGCGATCCGCAACAGGAGCGGGGAGGCGACGGCGACCGTCCAGGTGACCGTCAGCACCCGCCTGCGCAGAACTGA
- a CDS encoding inorganic diphosphatase — translation MKFEVVIEIPKGSRNKYEVDHETGRLKLDRYLYTSMAYPTDYGFIENSLGEDGDPLDALVLLPESVFPGCIVDARPVAMFQMTDEAGGDDKVLCVPAGDKRWDHVNDLADVPEQVLQEVKHFFVHYKDLEPSKYVQAADWTGRDAAEAEVQRSFERFKTEGH, via the coding sequence GTGAAGTTCGAGGTCGTCATCGAGATCCCCAAGGGGTCACGCAACAAATACGAGGTGGACCACGAGACCGGCCGGCTCAAGCTGGACCGCTACCTGTACACGTCGATGGCGTATCCGACCGACTACGGCTTCATCGAGAACTCGCTGGGCGAGGACGGCGACCCCCTCGACGCGTTGGTGCTGCTGCCCGAGTCCGTGTTCCCGGGTTGCATCGTCGATGCCCGCCCGGTGGCGATGTTCCAGATGACCGACGAGGCGGGCGGCGACGACAAGGTGCTGTGCGTGCCCGCGGGCGACAAGCGCTGGGACCACGTCAACGACCTCGCCGACGTCCCGGAACAGGTGCTCCAAGAGGTCAAGCACTTCTTCGTCCACTACAAGGACCTCGAACCAAGCAAGTACGTGCAGGCCGCCGACTGGACCGGCCGCGATGCCGCCGAGGCCGAGGTGCAACGGTCGTTCGAGCGGTTCAAAACCGAAGGCCACTAG
- a CDS encoding 2-oxo-4-hydroxy-4-carboxy-5-ureidoimidazoline decarboxylase, which yields MLLHQGIGLAAYNAMPFRRAIHAVYECCYSVPLAADLARGRPYENHDALFRKADALLFALSEESIDSILEAHPDIGRRPGSAKSAAEQCAVFDERPEVMAQLRAASRRYLEHFGFGFVMLVNDQGAQDVLAAMTDRLHNDVDTERKVVRNELARINRTRLGRMLGPEGGYHNW from the coding sequence ATGCTTCTGCACCAGGGCATTGGCCTCGCGGCCTACAACGCCATGCCGTTCCGCCGTGCCATCCACGCGGTGTACGAGTGCTGCTACAGCGTGCCATTGGCGGCTGATCTGGCCCGCGGCCGGCCGTACGAGAACCACGACGCGCTGTTCCGCAAGGCGGACGCGCTGCTCTTCGCACTGTCCGAGGAGTCGATCGATTCCATCCTCGAGGCGCATCCGGACATCGGCCGCCGCCCCGGTAGCGCGAAGTCGGCCGCCGAACAATGCGCGGTGTTCGACGAGCGGCCCGAAGTGATGGCGCAGTTGAGGGCGGCCTCGCGCCGCTACCTGGAGCACTTCGGCTTCGGCTTCGTGATGCTGGTCAACGACCAGGGTGCGCAGGACGTGCTGGCCGCGATGACTGACCGCCTGCACAACGACGTCGACACCGAACGCAAGGTGGTGCGCAACGAACTGGCGCGCATCAACCGCACCCGGTTGGGACGGATGCTCGGCCCCGAAGGCGGCTACCACAACTGGTGA
- the folB gene encoding dihydroneopterin aldolase: MTDRIELRGLAVRGNHGVLDHERRDGQDFVIDLTVWLDLKAAASSDDLDDTVDYGALAQRAYDIISGPPRDLIETVAAEIAEDVMKDPRVEAVEVVVHKPQAPIPLNFADVAVVAHRTRGREERT; the protein is encoded by the coding sequence GTGACTGACCGGATCGAGCTGCGCGGGCTGGCCGTACGCGGCAACCACGGCGTCTTGGACCACGAGCGCCGTGACGGTCAGGACTTCGTGATCGACCTGACCGTGTGGCTCGACCTGAAGGCCGCGGCGTCCAGCGACGACCTGGACGACACCGTGGACTACGGCGCGCTCGCGCAGCGCGCGTACGACATCATCTCGGGCCCGCCGCGCGATCTCATCGAGACGGTCGCGGCGGAGATCGCCGAGGACGTCATGAAGGATCCACGCGTCGAGGCCGTCGAGGTGGTGGTGCACAAACCGCAAGCGCCGATTCCGCTGAACTTCGCCGACGTCGCAGTGGTGGCGCACCGGACGCGCGGACGTGAGGAGCGCACGTGA
- a CDS encoding SIMPL domain-containing protein has protein sequence MPISARAKTRLLTFVAAAVAMGGVAGCDATSGPAATGSADTRQVTVVGSGEVKGIPDTLTAGVAMEAIAPDVTGAMNQSGERQQAVIDALVDAGISREDVSTTQVSLQPQFGAEGTEIIGYRASNSIDVKIRDLSTASQALALIASIGGDATRVNSVNYSIEDDSQLIQDARARAFEDAKNRAEQYAQLSGSDLGNVVSISESPGSTPPNPMPRGEAAMAVPLEPGRQTVGFSVTVIWELD, from the coding sequence ATGCCGATCTCTGCGCGCGCGAAGACCCGGTTACTCACCTTCGTCGCCGCGGCCGTGGCGATGGGCGGTGTGGCCGGGTGTGACGCCACCTCGGGTCCGGCGGCAACCGGATCCGCGGACACCCGACAGGTCACGGTCGTCGGATCCGGCGAGGTGAAGGGCATCCCGGACACGCTGACCGCCGGCGTCGCGATGGAGGCGATCGCTCCCGACGTCACCGGGGCGATGAACCAGTCCGGTGAACGCCAGCAGGCCGTGATCGATGCGCTGGTCGACGCGGGTATCTCCCGCGAGGACGTCAGCACCACACAGGTCAGCCTGCAACCGCAGTTCGGCGCCGAGGGCACCGAGATCATCGGCTACCGCGCGAGCAACTCGATCGACGTCAAGATCCGCGACCTCAGTACGGCGTCGCAGGCACTGGCGCTGATCGCGAGCATCGGCGGTGACGCGACCCGCGTCAATTCGGTCAACTATTCGATCGAGGACGATTCGCAGTTGATCCAGGACGCCCGGGCCCGCGCGTTCGAAGACGCCAAGAACCGCGCCGAGCAGTACGCCCAGCTGTCCGGCTCCGACCTCGGCAACGTCGTGTCCATCTCGGAGTCACCCGGTTCGACACCGCCGAACCCCATGCCGCGCGGCGAGGCGGCCATGGCGGTGCCGCTCGAGCCGGGACGGCAGACCGTCGGGTTCAGCGTGACGGTGATCTGGGAGCTCGACTGA